A DNA window from Candidatus Acidiferrales bacterium contains the following coding sequences:
- a CDS encoding gamma carbonic anhydrase family protein, producing the protein MILSYQGITPKLHESVFVAEGAQIIGDVKIGRYSSVWFNAVVRGDVNFIEIGERTNVQDNSVIHVTHKKHPTFVASNVTIGHSAIIHGCHIEDYSLIGMGAILLDGCRIGERSLVAAGALVREGFVVPPKSLVAGVPARVVRDLKIDEIEKIEESAQNYVDYVANYRTHT; encoded by the coding sequence ATGATTCTGAGCTATCAGGGAATAACACCGAAGCTTCATGAAAGCGTTTTCGTAGCGGAGGGGGCACAAATTATCGGGGACGTAAAAATTGGCAGATACTCAAGCGTGTGGTTTAATGCGGTAGTTCGCGGTGATGTCAACTTCATTGAAATTGGAGAAAGGACGAACGTCCAGGATAATAGTGTGATTCACGTTACGCACAAAAAACATCCGACTTTCGTAGCTTCCAATGTTACTATCGGACATAGCGCGATAATTCATGGATGTCATATAGAAGATTACAGCTTGATAGGCATGGGAGCTATACTACTCGATGGTTGCAGAATAGGAGAGCGCAGTCTCGTTGCGGCCGGAGCGCTGGTTCGTGAAGGATTTGTCGTCCCTCCGAAAAGCTTGGTTGCCGGCGTGCCGGCAAGAGTGGTGAGGGACCTGAAAATCGATGAGATAGAAAAAATCGAGGAGTCGGCACAAAATTACGTTGATTATGTCG
- a CDS encoding DUF3108 domain-containing protein: MSLSVAVILLLALRAVYAISFFNGLNNELRGSSWLGSEHDSVMQIKEELTYEASYLLFKIGAVRFQVLSKTTYDSIPAYRLRAYIDSYSGIPFVDLHAVYETYADARTLMCLSTSNSQKEHGGWVYTRYDFNYERKNVNWEQFKDGKMVSTIDFPIDHPYTDGVSFFYYLRTACENAGNNKTSFSIPIVVDTTRSSVDLTINEEREPCEVTAFDFPVDSYRMSGHINFTGFYGVTGDFVGWMSSDSAELPLKGDVKVVLGSVVVKLKDIKRDNWIPTKSNSQ; encoded by the coding sequence ATGTCGCTTTCAGTAGCAGTGATTCTTCTGCTGGCGCTTAGAGCGGTATATGCAATTTCCTTTTTTAATGGTTTGAACAACGAACTGCGGGGGTCGAGCTGGCTCGGCAGCGAACACGATTCGGTGATGCAGATTAAAGAAGAACTCACTTACGAGGCAAGTTATCTGCTCTTCAAGATTGGTGCAGTAAGATTCCAAGTCCTGAGCAAAACAACCTATGACAGTATTCCGGCATACCGCCTCCGTGCCTACATAGATTCGTACAGCGGAATACCCTTCGTCGATCTTCATGCAGTTTATGAGACTTATGCTGATGCGCGAACTCTTATGTGCCTGTCCACTTCTAACAGCCAGAAGGAACACGGCGGCTGGGTTTATACGCGTTATGATTTCAATTATGAAAGAAAGAATGTTAACTGGGAGCAATTCAAAGACGGTAAGATGGTCAGCACGATTGACTTTCCTATAGACCACCCTTATACAGACGGCGTGAGTTTTTTTTATTACTTGCGAACTGCTTGCGAGAACGCCGGGAATAACAAGACGAGCTTTTCAATTCCAATCGTAGTCGATACCACCAGATCGTCCGTCGATCTGACGATAAACGAAGAGCGGGAGCCGTGCGAAGTCACCGCTTTTGATTTTCCTGTCGACTCGTACAGAATGTCGGGGCACATAAACTTCACCGGTTTTTATGGTGTAACGGGAGATTTTGTAGGATGGATGAGTTCGGACTCGGCCGAATTGCCGTTGAAGGGCGACGTAAAAGTTGTGCTTGGAAGTGTTGTCGTTAAATTAAAGGATATCAAAAGGGATAACTGGATTCCTACTAAGAGTAATAGTCAATGA